A portion of the Acidisarcina polymorpha genome contains these proteins:
- a CDS encoding dihydroorotate dehydrogenase-like protein, with amino-acid sequence MEALDLTTEYLGIPLKNPLVVSSNPLSEATLNVRRMEDFGASAVVLGSLFEEQLNLESNALDRDLSRGTDSFPESLSYLPDFDDYRADQDHYLEHLVQVKHSVSIPIIASINGATPGGWVRFARDVEAAGADALELNTYSLATDPLIPGSEVEQQLVELVRQVRHSIRIPLAVKLSPQFTSIPNLAVQLDAAGINGLVVFNRFYQPDFDIENLTVTPHLSLSRSDELLLRLHWVAILYGRIRADLAITGGVHYAKDVLKGIMAGASVTMLTSALLIHGIEHLNTIHADLIRWMVEHEYQSIRQMRGSLSRIAVPDPSPFERGNYIKTLSSYTLRRPAFR; translated from the coding sequence CAGAATACCTCGGCATCCCCTTAAAGAATCCGCTGGTCGTTTCTTCTAATCCGCTCTCCGAAGCGACACTAAACGTGCGCCGTATGGAGGACTTTGGCGCTTCCGCCGTCGTCCTCGGCTCGCTCTTCGAAGAGCAGCTCAACCTTGAAAGCAACGCCCTCGACCGGGATTTGTCGCGAGGCACCGACTCGTTTCCGGAGTCGCTCAGCTACCTGCCCGACTTCGACGATTACCGTGCTGATCAGGACCATTACCTGGAGCATCTAGTCCAGGTAAAGCACAGCGTCTCGATCCCAATCATCGCCAGCATCAACGGCGCCACTCCGGGCGGGTGGGTCCGCTTCGCTCGCGATGTTGAGGCCGCCGGCGCCGATGCGCTTGAGCTGAACACCTACTCATTGGCCACCGATCCGCTCATTCCTGGTAGCGAAGTTGAGCAGCAGCTCGTCGAGCTCGTCCGCCAGGTGCGACATAGCATTCGCATCCCGCTCGCAGTCAAGCTTTCGCCTCAGTTCACCAGCATTCCAAACCTTGCTGTGCAACTGGATGCCGCCGGCATCAATGGCCTGGTCGTCTTCAACCGCTTCTACCAGCCCGACTTCGATATCGAGAACTTGACGGTTACCCCGCACCTTTCGCTAAGCCGGTCGGACGAGTTGCTGCTCCGGCTGCACTGGGTGGCGATCCTCTACGGGCGTATCCGCGCCGACCTGGCTATTACCGGAGGCGTGCATTACGCCAAGGATGTCTTGAAAGGAATCATGGCCGGTGCGTCGGTGACCATGCTGACGTCGGCCCTTTTGATCCACGGCATCGAGCACCTGAACACCATCCATGCGGACCTGATTCGCTGGATGGTCGAGCATGAATATCAGTCCATCCGGCAGATGCGCGGATCGCTCAGCCGGATCGCCGTCCCGGATCCGTCGCCCTTCGAGCGCGGCAATTACATTAAGACGCTGAGTTCGTATACCCTGCGGCGTCCCGCCTTCCGCTAG